Genomic DNA from Leucobacter triazinivorans:
GCGCGAAAGCCCCGAGAACGCCGGCACGCCTCCAACGCATGGCCGCGCATTTCACCCATGAGCTACATCTCGTAGTCGACGACACCTCAGAAGCCGACATCGAGCAGGCCGTCGCAATCGCCGAGCACGAGCTGCGCCGCCGCGGATACCGCACCGCCAGATACGACAGCGCGAAGGTCTGGTCCGTCTCCGCCGAACGCGGGTACCTGCGAGAAACCGGCAACCTCGTGTTCCACTCGGCGCTCGTCGGGATCCTCGTCACTGTGCTCCTGAGCACCGGCCTCAACTACACCGGCGACCGGGTCATCGTGCAAGGCACCACCTTCGTGAACACCGAGAGCGCCTACTCGTCGTTCTCGCCGGGACGCTACTTCGACCGAACCTCCCTGACCCCGTACGCGCTGAGCCTCGACGGCTTCGACGTCGAGTACGTCGACCCGGGTCGGCCGGGTGCGGGGCAGGCGGGCAGCTTCGCCGCCCACCTCTCCATCCGCGAGCCCGGCGACGACGACAGCCGGGCCGAGACGGTGCGGGTGAACGCGCCGATCGAGGTGAACGGCGACCGCATCTACCTTCTCGGCAACGGCTACGCGCCGATGATTACGATCCGCAACGCCGCCGGCGACATCGTCTACCAAGAGCCGCAGCCGTTCCTCCCGCAGGACTCCGCGATGACCTCGCTCGGTGTGATCAAAGTCCCGGACGGTCTACCCGAGCAGGTTGGACTCATCGGCTTCCTCTACCCGACGCAGAGCACACTGGAAAGTGGCGCCTACTACTCGGTGTTTCCCGACCTCATCAACCCGCTGATGACGTTCAACGTCTTCACCGGCGACCTCGGCATCGACGACGGCACGCCGCGCTCCGTGTATCAGCTCGACACCCAGTCCATGACCCAGCTCACCGGCGGCGACACCGGGGTCGACTCGATCGAGCTCGCCCCCGGCCAGACCGCCGACCTCCCCAACGGGATGGGCACCATCACCTTCGAGGACCTCACCGTCACCGAGGGCGCCGAGGAACCAGTGAAACGCTTCGTCTCCCTGCAGATCCAGCGCGATACCGGAGCCACCTGGGTGCTCATCTTCTCCATCCTTGCCACCGTGGGCCTCGTCACCGGGCTCCTCGTGCCTCGCCGCCGACTGTGGGTGAAAGCCACCTTCACTGAACCCGTCGTCGGCGAACGCAAGGTCAGGATCGAGTACGCGGGCCTCGCCCGTGGCGAGGATCCCGGCCTCGTCCGGGCTGTCGAGCAGTTCCGGGACAGCCACCTGTCAGCCATCGCCGAACAACTACCGCCGCCACACTTCAAGAAGGGAACCCCATGACCCGGCCCCCGCACACCGTGCAGAAACCGAACAAGAAGATGAGCACCTCGCAGAAGACGGCGCTCATTGCGATCCCAGCCGTGCTGCTCGTCGCGCTCATTGTCATCCTCATCTCGGTGCTCAACCGGCCCGAGGTCCAGGCGCCGAGCGATGCGTCGAACGGCGGCGAAACGGGAGGAGGGGGAACCCCCTCCCAGAGCGAGGTGCCGCTGGTGCAGGAGAACTCGCACGTCCTCGACGACGCCGGCGAGGGTGCACCGGTGCTCGTCGAGTTCCTCG
This window encodes:
- the resB gene encoding cytochrome c biogenesis protein ResB, with amino-acid sequence MSNSRSDNDTLPARPSDHIDSVERTPGTGGLGWRGWLRWGWRQLTSMRTALMLLLFMAVAAIPGSLFPQRQADPNGVVKYYDDNPELASALDTMQLFDVYSSAWFSAIYLLLFVSLIGCIIPRIKHHANALRAKAPRTPARLQRMAAHFTHELHLVVDDTSEADIEQAVAIAEHELRRRGYRTARYDSAKVWSVSAERGYLRETGNLVFHSALVGILVTVLLSTGLNYTGDRVIVQGTTFVNTESAYSSFSPGRYFDRTSLTPYALSLDGFDVEYVDPGRPGAGQAGSFAAHLSIREPGDDDSRAETVRVNAPIEVNGDRIYLLGNGYAPMITIRNAAGDIVYQEPQPFLPQDSAMTSLGVIKVPDGLPEQVGLIGFLYPTQSTLESGAYYSVFPDLINPLMTFNVFTGDLGIDDGTPRSVYQLDTQSMTQLTGGDTGVDSIELAPGQTADLPNGMGTITFEDLTVTEGAEEPVKRFVSLQIQRDTGATWVLIFSILATVGLVTGLLVPRRRLWVKATFTEPVVGERKVRIEYAGLARGEDPGLVRAVEQFRDSHLSAIAEQLPPPHFKKGTP